From the genome of Cytobacillus firmus, one region includes:
- a CDS encoding GNAT family N-acetyltransferase, which produces MAYRSEFFVFDGDKPVPAVIRNYTKEDFDQLIDIQAECFPPPFPSNLWWNREQLANHVELFPEGALCIEADGVLAGSLTGLIADFDPSHPQHTWEEITDSGYIRNHKPQGNTLYIVDISVRPGFRNLGLGKLLMQSMYQTVINLGLDRLLGGGRMPGYHKCAHELSAEDYLQQLIEGKKKDPVITFLLRCGRTPLCVAENYLEDEESLNYGALMEWKNPFKDMRL; this is translated from the coding sequence ATGGCATATCGAAGCGAATTTTTTGTGTTTGACGGGGATAAGCCGGTGCCGGCTGTAATCAGAAATTATACGAAAGAAGATTTCGATCAGTTAATAGACATTCAGGCAGAATGCTTTCCGCCGCCATTTCCTTCAAATTTATGGTGGAATCGTGAGCAGCTGGCAAATCATGTAGAACTCTTTCCGGAGGGTGCACTCTGTATTGAGGCTGATGGAGTATTGGCAGGGTCCTTAACCGGGCTGATTGCTGATTTTGATCCTTCACACCCACAGCATACATGGGAAGAAATAACTGACAGCGGCTATATACGCAATCATAAACCTCAAGGGAATACATTATATATTGTCGATATAAGTGTACGGCCTGGTTTCCGTAATCTAGGTCTTGGCAAACTTTTGATGCAGTCTATGTATCAGACTGTCATAAACTTAGGACTTGATCGATTGCTAGGTGGAGGACGGATGCCCGGCTATCATAAATGCGCCCATGAATTGTCCGCCGAAGACTATCTCCAGCAACTGATCGAGGGGAAAAAGAAGGATCCGGTCATTACATTTTTGCTGAGGTGCGGCAGGACACCTCTTTGTGTTGCAGAAAATTATTTAGAAGATGAAGAGTCCCTTAATTATGGCGCCTTGATGGAATGGAAGAATCCTTTTAAAGATATGCGTTTATAA
- a CDS encoding carbon-nitrogen hydrolase family protein, with amino-acid sequence MKIRVSAVQYHLHTIRSFEEFASQCEHYIKTAQEFGSEFVLFPEFFTTQLLSIGSEQGTSLTINELPGFTEQYKNLFSNFAKQTNMHIIGGTHVINRDGRLYNVAHLFYPDGRIEEQAKLHITPTEVHEWNMSPGEGLRVFDTDKGRIAILTCYDIEFPEIVRMAKAQGADVIFCPSCTDDRHGFHRVRYTSHARAIENQVYVVVTGTIGSLPTVDFMRANFGQAAVITPNDIPFPPKGIMVEGELNDDMIVTADLDLSLLYEVRERGSVTTWRDRRTDLYVDWEKENIEG; translated from the coding sequence TTGAAAATTCGTGTATCCGCGGTGCAGTATCATCTGCACACCATTCGTTCATTTGAAGAGTTTGCCAGCCAATGTGAGCATTATATTAAAACTGCCCAGGAGTTTGGGTCTGAGTTTGTTTTATTTCCTGAATTTTTCACCACACAGCTTTTATCAATAGGAAGCGAGCAGGGAACAAGTCTGACCATTAATGAGCTGCCTGGTTTTACTGAACAATATAAAAACCTATTTTCCAATTTTGCTAAACAAACAAACATGCATATAATCGGCGGTACACACGTAATTAACAGAGATGGACGCCTATATAATGTGGCACATTTATTTTATCCGGATGGGCGGATTGAAGAGCAGGCAAAACTGCATATCACGCCTACTGAAGTCCATGAGTGGAATATGTCACCTGGTGAAGGCCTTCGTGTATTCGATACAGATAAAGGCAGAATAGCCATTCTGACGTGCTATGACATTGAGTTTCCGGAAATCGTCCGTATGGCTAAAGCCCAGGGAGCAGATGTTATTTTCTGCCCTTCCTGTACAGACGACCGTCATGGGTTCCACCGTGTCCGCTATACAAGCCATGCAAGAGCGATTGAGAATCAGGTGTATGTTGTGGTTACAGGGACTATTGGCTCCCTGCCTACTGTCGATTTTATGCGTGCCAATTTCGGGCAGGCAGCCGTCATTACACCGAATGATATTCCATTTCCGCCTAAGGGGATTATGGTGGAAGGCGAGCTGAATGACGATATGATTGTGACTGCCGATCTTGACCTTAGCCTTTTATATGAAGTCCGTGAGCGCGGTTCGGTTACGACCTGGCGGGATCGCAGAACAGATTTGTATGTAGACTGGGAAAAAGAAAATATCGAAGGATAA